The sequence TCGTGGTGCCCGAGCTGCGCAAGCGCGGGCTGCTGCGCACCGAGTACGCCGGCTCGACGCTGCGCGAGAACCTGGGGCTGGCCCGCCCCGCGAGCAGCTTCGCGCCGACGGCAGGCGAAGCCGCCGATGCCTGACCCGACGGAGTCCCAGCCGGCCGGGCCACGGCCGGCTGGGGGGCGGCCGGGCGCCATGCTCGGCGGCATCCGGGTCCTGGACATGGCGTCGCTCGCCGCGGCGCCGCTGGTGGCGACCTACCTCGGCGAGTTCGGCGCCGACGTCATCAAGATCGAGCAGCCGCGCGGCGGCGACCCGATCCGCGGCTGGGGCGCGCGCAAGGACGGCGTCGGGCTGATGTGGAAGAGCGTCAGCCGCAACAAGCGCTCGGTGACCGTCGACCTGCGGCTGCCCGAGGGGCAGGAGCTGGTCCGCCGGCTCGCGGCGACCTGCGACGTCGTCGTCGCCAACACCCGCCCGCGGACCCTGACCCGCTGGGGGCTGGACTACGCCCGGCTGCGCGAGGTCAACCCCCGGATCGTGATGCTGCACGTGACCGGCTTCGGGCTGACCGGGCCGAAGGCGGACCGGCCGGGCTTCGGCACCCTCGGGGAGGCGATGAGCGGCTTCGCCCACGTCACCGGCGAGGCCGACGGGCCGCCGACCCTGCCCCCGTTCATGCTCGCCGACGGGGTCGCGTCGCTGAACGCCGCCTACGCGGTGCTGACGGCGCTCTACCACCGCGACGTCCACGGCGCGGACGGCCAGCTGATCGACGTGAACCTGATCGACCCGCTGGCCCGGCTGCTGGAGCAGTCGGTGCTCGCGTACGACCAGCTCGGCACCGTCCAGCGCCGGTCCGGCAACCGCTGGGACATCTCGGCGCCGCGCAACACCTACCGCACCAAGGACGACCGGTGGCTGGCCATGTCGGGCAGCGCGCCGACGGTCGCGCTGCGGATCTTCCACGCCATCGGGCGGTCGGACCTCGCCGCGGACCCCGACTTCGCGGATCCGGTGCGCCGGCTGACGCGGGCCCGTGAGGTCGACGAGGTGGTGGCCGAGTGGGTCGCCGGCCAGACCCTCGACGCGGCGATGGCGGTCTTCGAACGGGCCGAGATCGCCGCGGCGCCGGTCTACGACGTCGTGGGGCTGCTCGAGGACGAGCAGACGGTCGCTCGGGAGGTCTTCCGGCGGGTCGAGGACGCGGAGCTCGGCTCGATGCTCGTGCAGGGGCCGGTGTCGCGGTTCTCCGACCACGTGGGCGTCGTCGACAGCCTGGGCCCCCGGCTCGGCGAGCACACCGACGACGTGCTCGGCGAGCTGCTGGACCTGTCCGCGGCCGACCTGGCCGGGCTGCGGGAGCGTCAGGTCATCTGACCGCGCCGGCGCCGGTCCCCGAGGCGGGGCCGGCGCCGGCCACCGGCTCGGCGCCGAACAGCCGGGAGACCAGCAGCTGACCGGCGCTGACCACGTGCTCCTCGGACACCCGGCGGGCCCGGGCCGCGTTGCCGGCGGCGAGCGCGTCGACGATGTCGTCGTGCTCCCGCAGGGCGCAGCCCACCTGCTCGGGAACCATGTCGAAGAACGACCAGGGGATGATCCGCCCGGTCTGGCGGATCAGCGCGATCAGCCGCACCGAGTGGCTCGCGCGGTTGATCGCCCGGTGGAACAGGAAGTTCGCCGTCTTCAGGTCGCCGCCGGCCTCGACCGCCGTGCGGACGTCGGCCGCGAGCCGGCGCACCTCGGCCAGGTCCGGCCCGGAGATCCGTTCCGCCGCCCAGGCGGCCGCGGCGCCCGAGAGCAGGGCGATCAGGGCGAAGTTGTCCTCCACGTCGCGCTGACTCAGGCCGACGACGGTGACCCCGCTGCGGGGCGCGACGTGGACCAGTCCCTCGAACTGCAAGGTCAGGCAGGCCTCGCGGACCGGGGTCCGGCTGGTGCCCAGCCAGGCGGCGGTCTCGTCCAGGTCGATCCGCGTGCCCGGCCGGAACCGGCCGCTCATGATCTCGTCACGGAGCACATCGGCCACCCGGTCCCGCGCGGTCGCGCCCAGCCGCAGCCGGCGCGGGCCGCCGGCCGCCTCGTCGCCGGCCTGGCCGTCACCCGCCGGCGCGGAGGTCACGGCCAGGCTCGGGCCCGCCGCCATCCGGGCGGGTCCGCTGTCAAGCGGATGTGAGTGACTGGGCGTTGACACGGCGATCAGCGTATATCAGAGTCGAGCCGACCTCACCCGGCTCGGCCCGCTCAGGCCACGTCACCGATCAGGTGGAACCGGCGCCGGAAGTAGAGGGCCGGCGGGTCGTCGTTCACCGAGACCCGGCCCACCCGGCCGAGCAGGATCGAGTGGTCCCCCGCCGGCTGCACCGCGTGGGTGACGCAGCTGAGCGTCACGCAGGCCCGGTCGAGGACCGGCAGCCCGTGCTCGTCGGACTGGAAGCCGGCGTCCGCGAACTTGTCCGCTCCCCTGGTCGCGAACCGGACGGCGAGGCCCGCGTGCTCCGGTGGCACGACGTGCACGATGAACCGCTCGGCCGTCTCGAACACCGGATGGCACTCCGCCGTCGCCGCGAGGCAGACGAGCACGAGCGGTGGGTCCATGGAGACCGAGCAGAACGAGCTGGCCGTGAACCCCCACCACCGGCCGTCGCCGTCCGCCGTCGTCACGATCGTCACGCCGCTGGGGAACAGGGCCATGGCCTCCCGGAAGAGCCGGGGCGTCTGGTCCGTCATGCCCGCCTCGGGGGCGTCTGCCGCACTCGTCACCGGATCAGCCTGGCAAATTGATATATCAGGTGTCAAGTGAAGCCATCCCGGGTTGGCCAGCGGCCCCGGGTCCAGCGGTCAGGCAGCGATCAACGGGTGCCGGCGATCAACGAGCGGCGCTGTCGGCCGGCGGCCGGCGGCGAGCGCGCAGGCCGGCGATAAGAATCGTCCATTTAATCAGAAAGAATCAATCAAGCACTCTTCAGCCCACCGACCACGCGCGTGGCAAGAACTGGCCACCCCTACTGGGCCACCCCTACAGAAACCCGGCGGGACCCGCACGATAGCGTTCATTACGACGCTACGTAAAGAATTTGTTACGGCCCGGTGCTGCCCCACCCGACAGGAGACAGCGCGTCATGAACCTACGCCGACTGCCCGCGCGGACAAACACAGTCGTCACCGCCGCCGTGGTGCTGGGGTCGTCCATTCTTCTCGCCGGCTGTGGCGCGTCGTCGACCAGGAGCGCCGACGGCGCCGGGTCCTGCCCGACGCGGACGCCGGGCGTGACGGCGGGCTCCGTCAAGATCGGCCTCATCTACCCCGACACGGGACCGACCGCCGTCGCGGCCACCTTCAAGGGGACGCGCAGCGCGGTCCAGGCCCGCATCGACCAGCAGAACGCCAGCGGCGGCGTCGGCGGCCGCAGGATCGACGTCGTCTGGGGCGACGACGAGTCGGATTCCGGGAAGTTCACCGCGGAGGCCCACGACCTCGTCGACACCGAGGGCGTCTTCGGCCTGGTCGCGCAGTCGATCGTCGTGGACGGCTCGGCCCCGTGGCTGCAGGCCCAGGGCATCCCGGTGACCGGGACGGCCACCAGCGCCAGCTGGAGCACCCACCCGAACCTGTTCCACTTCGGCAACGTGTTCAACCCGGGCAGCGCCTCGACCATCGGCGACTACGTGAAGGCGCAGGGTGGCACGAAAGCGCTGGTCGTCATCGACTCGAGTACCGCGACGTCGCAGAACCTCGCGGCCCAGTTCACCCCCAGCCTGCGCAGCCGGGGGATCCAGGTCGTCGGCGAGGTCCCCTTCACCGACGGGCTGACGAGCCCGTCGCACGTCGCGCACGAGCTGGCTGACGCGGGCGCGAACACCCTCGTGGCCGCGACCCAGGCCAGCACCTTCATCGACATCTACACGCAGGCGAAGGCACTCGGAATCACGCTCGCCGCCGCGCTGAGCGCCACCGGCTACGACCCCGGCCTGCTCACCCAGCGCGGCGGCGACATGGCGGGGATCTCGATCATTTCCGGCTACTCCGCGGTCGACTCGCCGGCGATGCTCGCCTATGACCGGGCGATGAGCACCTACGCGCCGGAGCTCGCCGACCCGAGAGACGACCTGGCGCTCGCCGGCTACGTCGCCGCCGACGAGATGATCCAGGGCCTTCGCCTGGCGGGAACGTGTCCAACCCGGGAAGCATTCATCCAGAATCTGCGAAAGGTGACGAATTTCACCGGTGCCGGTCTGGTCGCCCCGGTGGACCTCAGCAAGCCGCTGGAGCCGGACAACTGCTTCAACTTCGTGAAGGTCGACCACGCAGGCCGCGCCTTCACCTCGGTACCGCCGCCGGCGGCTCTCGACAAGAACGGCTTCTGGTGCGGCGCGCCGCTCACGTAGCGACCGGCGGGCCACCGCGGACATACCGTGGCAATGCGATGCTCCGTCCGCGGAGATCGCGAAAGCCTGGAGGTCGCGGCCAGCGGCACCGGCAGCACTGGCCGGCCACCGGACAGCGGACGGCCACCGGACAGGCCACCGGCAGAGGAGGCAGCAGTGCGCTTCGCCGCGCTTGGGGACAGCTTCACCGAAGGCGTCGGCGACGAACGGGCCGACGGAAGCCCCCGGGGCTGGGCCGACCTCGTCGCGGCCGGGCTGGCCACCCACCACCCGGCGGAAACCTGGTATGTCAACCTCGCGATCCGCGGCCGGCTGCTCGAAGCGATCGTGACCGAACAGCTCAACGCCGCCCTGGCCCTCGACCCGCTTCCGACGGTCGTGACCATCAACGGCGGCGGGAACGACATGATGCGCCCCGGAGCCGACCTCGTCCGGCTCATCTCCCTGCTCCTGGACGCGGTCGACCGGTGCCAGCGGGCCGGGGTCACCCCGGTCCTGCTGGCCGGCGCGGACCCGTCCGACCGGCTCCCGTTCGGCCGCGTGCTGCACCGCCGGGCCGCCGAGCTGACCGACGCGACCGCCAGGCTCGCCCAGGAGCGCCGCGTGCTGTTCGTCAACGCCTTCGGGGACACGGAGATCCGCGCGCCGAAGTACTGGTCGGAGGACCGGCTCCATCTCAACCCGTTCGGCCACCAACGGGTCGCGGGCCTCGTGCTGGCCGCCCTCGGCGCCGAGGCACCCGGGCCGGCACCGCTCGCCGTGGAGCCACCGTCGCCCGGTCCGCTCGCGGAGGCGCGGTACTACTGGCGGCACGTCCGTCCGTGGATGACGCGCCGGCTCACCGGCCGCTCCTCGGGCGACGGGCGCACGGGGAAGCACGCGGGCTGGACCCTGATCGAGCCCGCGGCGGTCTGACCGGCGCCGCCGCCGGGGGACGCGGCGGCGCCCGCCGGGCTAGGCGGGGGTGAACGTGACGGGCAGCGTGGCCAGGCCGCGGACCCAGATCGCCGGGTTCCAGACGAGGTCCTCGGCGGGCACGGCGAGGGTCAGGTCCGGCAGCCGGTCGAGGAGCACCTCGACGGCGGTCTGCGCGACCACCTCGGCGAGCTCCTGCGCGGGGAACGGGCAGCGGTGCTCGCCGTGGCCGAAGGTCAGGTACGCCTGGTTGCCGCCGGGGCCGGCGGCGCTGTCGGGGCGGACCTCCGGGTCGTTGTTCGCCGCGGCGACGCTGAGCACCAGCATGTCGCCGGCCTGGATGCGCTGGCTGCCGAGCTGGCCCGTGCGCACCGCCCAGCGGCCGGTGAAGTTGGCGACCGGCGGGTCCTCCCAGAGGACCTCGGACATCGCCTGCCCGACGCTGCGGCGCCCGCCGGCCAGCGACGTCGCGAACCGGGTGTCCGCCAGCAGCAGCCGCAGGGTGTTCCCGATCCAGTACGCCACCGGCTGCTGCGCGGAGGCGATGACCGCGAAGAGATCCTGGAGCGCCTCGTCGTCGGTGTAGGCGGCCCGGTGGCGCAGCAGCCGGGAGATCGTGTCGAAGCCTTCCCCCTGACGCCGCTGCTCGATGAGCCGGGTCATCAGCCCCATGAGCCGGCCGTAGGCGGCCAGTGCGCCCGCCCCGTGGTCGAACAGCGTCACCAGGTCGCGGACCAGCCCTGCGGTCTCCTCGGCCGGGATGCCGAAGGTGTTCGCCATCACCTGGACCGGGATCAGGTGCGCGTACATGTACATGAGCTCGGCCTGGCCACGGTCGGCGAACGTGTCGATGAGCTCGTCGGCGACCCGTTCGCACCGGTCGCGGATCTCGAACAGGTCGACGGCGGCGAGCACGTCGTGGATGGCGTCGGAGCGGCGGGTGTGCTCGGCGCCGGTCACCCACGTGATCGAGTCGCCCTTCCCGACGGCCGTCCGCATCGGCCAGTCCGGGGGGACGAGGTCCCAGGCGTTCCAGCGCGCCGAGTCGCGGTCGTAGAGGTCGCTACGGCCGGCCACGAAGTGCGCCTCCCGGTAGCCCAGGACCAGCCAGGCCGGGATGTCGCCCTCCAGCAGGACGGGCGCGACCGCGCCGTACTCGGCGCGCAGCCGGCGGTATAACACGTCGGCGTCCTGACTGATCGAGTCTCCGTACAGACGAGCGGCGCCGTCATGCGCCGGGTAACGCGCCGCGACCACCTCGGCCCGCTGGTCGGCCGGGACGGTCCGGACACCGGCGTTCGCCGCGGCCTCGGTCGTCAGATCGGTCATCACGTCATCTCCCCCTGCGCCCTGGTCCTGGCGCCGCGCTCCTGTGGCAATGTCGGCGATCATGCCAGGTCGCGCGCAACGGGGTCGGCAGGGTCACCCGGGCTACGACACGCTGACCTGGAGATCGTCAGGCCAGGCCGCCCGCCCGCTCCGGCCCACGGCCGCCGGCAGGGCGGACCGGACCGGCGGCGGGGCCGCGGTGACCGTCGGTGGCCACCGCAGGACCGCCGACGCCTCCGGCAGTGGCGTGGCGGGCCGGTCCGGCCCGGCGGGCCGACCGGTCAGGTAGTGGGCGACGATCCCGGCGACGTCGTGCAGCGCGGCGCCGGTGAACAGACCCGGCCGGTCGGTGGCCACGACGTGCAGGCGCAGCCCGGCCACCGGGACGCGCTCCCAGCCGAGGCAGGGCGACGTGTGCCGGGCGATCTGGGACGGCAGCCCCCAGACGTTGGACCAGTCGGCCGACCGGATCAGGACGACGCGCAGGTCCGACGGCCCCGGCTGGTAGGCCGCGAAGGCGCGCAGCGCCGAGGTGTAGACGTCGATCGCGTCGAGGATGTGCTCCTCGTAGCGGTTCGGGTCGACGGCTCCCAGGGCGCGGGCGATCCGGGCGCCCTGGGCGGCCAGCGGCGCGCCGTGGTCGACCCCGCAGCGGCAGGCGCCCTGCCAGCCGCAGGCCAGGTGCCGCATCCGGGCCAGCTCGCGGACCGCGAGCACCGAGTCGGCCGACAGCGGCGGATGGCCGGCCAGCGGCAGCACCGTGTCGAGCAGGATCACCGGGCCGACCGGCTGGCCGAGGCCACGCAGCAGCCGGGCCAGCTCGTAGGCGACCAGGCCGCCCGAGCCGTAGCCGGCGAACTGGTAGGGCCCGAACGGCTGCGCGGCCAGCACGTGCGGCAACTGGTGTACGGCCATCGCCAGGACGTCGTCGAGCGGGCGGCGCTCGCCGCCGCGGCCGGGCAGGTCCAGGCCTCGGCACGGCACCTCGGGGCCGAGGGCGCCCGCCAGCGGCAGGCCCGGGTGTGGAGGCCCTTCCAGCCCGCCGACGAGGAACAGCGGGGCGGGACGGCCTCTGGTCAGACGGGCCGGGTCCATTCGACGCCGACGCACCCCGCCGCGACCCGGCCCAGGCCCGCTGCCTTCGCGACCGCGAACGCGGCGGCCGCGGCCGACGACCCGGGTGTGGCCGCCCGCGCGCGCGGGCTGGCGGGAGACGGGTAGGGGACCCGGACGGCCGTGGACAGGCCCATCCGGCCGATGAGCAGGGTCACTCGGTTGCCGCGGGCGCGCACCGCGGCGCGCCACTCGGTGGGAATGGTGTGCGGGAGCCGCTCGATCCCGACCCCGCCGCCGCGCGGATGGACCAGGTCCAGGAGACGGGGGCCGATCCGCACCGACCAGCCGGCGACGAGCGGCGGCTGGTCACGCAGCGAGGTGTGCAGGGCCAGGCCGGTCGCGAGCGCGTGCGAGAGCACCGGGTCGACCAGCTCCCCGGGCAGCAGGGCCGCCGGGTCGCGGTGCACGGCCGGGTCGGTCATGATCAGGTCGTCGTCGTCATCGACGACCAGGAGTGGCTCGGGCCGGCAGCCCGCCAGCGCGGCGAGCCCGCCGTCGACGAGGTGCGCGTAGACGACGGTCCGCCCGCCGGCGAGCTCCTCCTCGGTCAGGATCGGGGGCGCCACCGTCACCGCCGACGGGCCGCAGCCGGCGTGCATCAGCTGCACCCGGCGTACCCGGCGTTGCGGGTAGCGCCGCAGGACCAGCGACGTCGGGTCACCGCCGGCCAGGTCGCCCTCCTCCAGGCAGAGCTGGCACCGGTACCGGCCCGGGTGCGGGCCGCAGCGCAGCTCGTCGAGCAGGTCGGCCGGCAGCAGGCTCGCGACGAGCGGGTCGACGCGCAGGTCACGCATCGCCGCCGCCTCCCGTCACCATGCCGCCCCCCGCCACGATGCCGCCAGGGCGCTCGCCGGCCAGCGGGTGGTGGACGAGGTCGCCCAGCTCGCCGGACGCGGCCCCGGCGGGCGCGGCCACCCGGGCCGCGGTCAGCAGCGCCTGCGCCGCCGGCACCCACTCCGCGCCGGGCGCGCCGAGCATGCCCCCGATCGCGGCCCACTGGTCGACGATGTGGGCGAGCATGGCCGCGACGTAGGGCGGCATCCGGACGACGACGGCGGGCAGCAGGGTGCCGGCCGGGTACTCGGCCTGGATGAGCTGGCGCCGGTCCACCGCCACCTCGAACTCCAGGCCCGGCTCGTCGTCGCCGCCGTCGGGCAGCGGGAGCGCGAGGTCGACCAGCTCGGGCACGTCCCGGGCCAGCGGCAACGCCTCCCGCCCAGCGCGCAGCAACGCCTGGGCCATGGCCAGCCACGGCGACGCGCACCCGCTCATGATCGCGAAGATGGTGTT is a genomic window of Pseudofrankia inefficax containing:
- a CDS encoding CaiB/BaiF CoA transferase family protein, which translates into the protein MLGGIRVLDMASLAAAPLVATYLGEFGADVIKIEQPRGGDPIRGWGARKDGVGLMWKSVSRNKRSVTVDLRLPEGQELVRRLAATCDVVVANTRPRTLTRWGLDYARLREVNPRIVMLHVTGFGLTGPKADRPGFGTLGEAMSGFAHVTGEADGPPTLPPFMLADGVASLNAAYAVLTALYHRDVHGADGQLIDVNLIDPLARLLEQSVLAYDQLGTVQRRSGNRWDISAPRNTYRTKDDRWLAMSGSAPTVALRIFHAIGRSDLAADPDFADPVRRLTRAREVDEVVAEWVAGQTLDAAMAVFERAEIAAAPVYDVVGLLEDEQTVAREVFRRVEDAELGSMLVQGPVSRFSDHVGVVDSLGPRLGEHTDDVLGELLDLSAADLAGLRERQVI
- a CDS encoding GntR family transcriptional regulator codes for the protein MSTPSHSHPLDSGPARMAAGPSLAVTSAPAGDGQAGDEAAGGPRRLRLGATARDRVADVLRDEIMSGRFRPGTRIDLDETAAWLGTSRTPVREACLTLQFEGLVHVAPRSGVTVVGLSQRDVEDNFALIALLSGAAAAWAAERISGPDLAEVRRLAADVRTAVEAGGDLKTANFLFHRAINRASHSVRLIALIRQTGRIIPWSFFDMVPEQVGCALREHDDIVDALAAGNAARARRVSEEHVVSAGQLLVSRLFGAEPVAGAGPASGTGAGAVR
- a CDS encoding flavin reductase family protein; this encodes MTDQTPRLFREAMALFPSGVTIVTTADGDGRWWGFTASSFCSVSMDPPLVLVCLAATAECHPVFETAERFIVHVVPPEHAGLAVRFATRGADKFADAGFQSDEHGLPVLDRACVTLSCVTHAVQPAGDHSILLGRVGRVSVNDDPPALYFRRRFHLIGDVA
- a CDS encoding ABC transporter substrate-binding protein; the encoded protein is MNLRRLPARTNTVVTAAVVLGSSILLAGCGASSTRSADGAGSCPTRTPGVTAGSVKIGLIYPDTGPTAVAATFKGTRSAVQARIDQQNASGGVGGRRIDVVWGDDESDSGKFTAEAHDLVDTEGVFGLVAQSIVVDGSAPWLQAQGIPVTGTATSASWSTHPNLFHFGNVFNPGSASTIGDYVKAQGGTKALVVIDSSTATSQNLAAQFTPSLRSRGIQVVGEVPFTDGLTSPSHVAHELADAGANTLVAATQASTFIDIYTQAKALGITLAAALSATGYDPGLLTQRGGDMAGISIISGYSAVDSPAMLAYDRAMSTYAPELADPRDDLALAGYVAADEMIQGLRLAGTCPTREAFIQNLRKVTNFTGAGLVAPVDLSKPLEPDNCFNFVKVDHAGRAFTSVPPPAALDKNGFWCGAPLT
- a CDS encoding SGNH/GDSL hydrolase family protein, whose product is MRFAALGDSFTEGVGDERADGSPRGWADLVAAGLATHHPAETWYVNLAIRGRLLEAIVTEQLNAALALDPLPTVVTINGGGNDMMRPGADLVRLISLLLDAVDRCQRAGVTPVLLAGADPSDRLPFGRVLHRRAAELTDATARLAQERRVLFVNAFGDTEIRAPKYWSEDRLHLNPFGHQRVAGLVLAALGAEAPGPAPLAVEPPSPGPLAEARYYWRHVRPWMTRRLTGRSSGDGRTGKHAGWTLIEPAAV
- a CDS encoding cytochrome P450, coding for MTDLTTEAAANAGVRTVPADQRAEVVAARYPAHDGAARLYGDSISQDADVLYRRLRAEYGAVAPVLLEGDIPAWLVLGYREAHFVAGRSDLYDRDSARWNAWDLVPPDWPMRTAVGKGDSITWVTGAEHTRRSDAIHDVLAAVDLFEIRDRCERVADELIDTFADRGQAELMYMYAHLIPVQVMANTFGIPAEETAGLVRDLVTLFDHGAGALAAYGRLMGLMTRLIEQRRQGEGFDTISRLLRHRAAYTDDEALQDLFAVIASAQQPVAYWIGNTLRLLLADTRFATSLAGGRRSVGQAMSEVLWEDPPVANFTGRWAVRTGQLGSQRIQAGDMLVLSVAAANNDPEVRPDSAAGPGGNQAYLTFGHGEHRCPFPAQELAEVVAQTAVEVLLDRLPDLTLAVPAEDLVWNPAIWVRGLATLPVTFTPA
- a CDS encoding thioesterase domain-containing protein, whose amino-acid sequence is MDPARLTRGRPAPLFLVGGLEGPPHPGLPLAGALGPEVPCRGLDLPGRGGERRPLDDVLAMAVHQLPHVLAAQPFGPYQFAGYGSGGLVAYELARLLRGLGQPVGPVILLDTVLPLAGHPPLSADSVLAVRELARMRHLACGWQGACRCGVDHGAPLAAQGARIARALGAVDPNRYEEHILDAIDVYTSALRAFAAYQPGPSDLRVVLIRSADWSNVWGLPSQIARHTSPCLGWERVPVAGLRLHVVATDRPGLFTGAALHDVAGIVAHYLTGRPAGPDRPATPLPEASAVLRWPPTVTAAPPPVRSALPAAVGRSGRAAWPDDLQVSVS